The Mycolicibacterium aichiense region GTCGTGAGCCGCGCTACATTTGGAGCGGAGTACAGCGGCGGATTCGCCCACGGCGATGGAGGAACCGATGACGCCCCACAACGGGACGGCCGAAGACGACTCGTCGGACGCGATCATCGATGCACTGTTGACCGCGTCGCGTCTACTGGTGGCGATCTCGGCCCGCTCGATCGCTCAGGTCGACGAGACAATCACCATCCCGCAGTTTCGGACACTCGTCATTCTGTCGGCCCGCGGCGCGGTCAACGTCGCCACTCTGGCCGGACTCCTGGACGTGCAGCCGTCGACTACGGGTCGAATGGTGGACCGTCTTGTCACGGCGGGGCTGATCAATCGACGGCCCCATCCTGATTCGCGACGCGAGCTGGTGGTGGAGTTGACGGCACGCGGCCAGCAGATCGTGCGCGAGGTGACCGAGCACCGACGCGACGAGATCGCGCGCGTCGTGGCGAAGATGCCGAATCGCGAGCGGCATGGCCTCGTCCGTACGCTCACCGCATTCACCGCAGCCGGTGGGGAGCCCGCGGCGCGTCTCGAAGTCGACGGCTATCTGATGTAACCGGGCCGTCGGTCAGTCGTTCTCGCGCCGACCGGACGACTCAGCCCGTGGTGACTGGCGATTACCGGCGTTGCGCGGCCAACGCCGCCACCGCCGCTCCCCCGGCCACCGCGGCGATCGGTGCGATGTGTTCCCGCAGCCACCATTGCGGGCTGCGGTCATGCGACCTGTCATCGAAGGACCCATGCGCGCCGTGGTCGGCATCGAGGTCGTCATCGTGGGGTTGCCACAGATTCGGAGCGTTACGCGGTGCCGGCTCATCGGTCTGCTGCGACTTGTAGCCGGTTGCAGCCAGATAGCGGTCCAGCACCCGCGGCGCGATGCGTTGTCCCAACAACGTTGCCACCGTGCTGGCACCCACCCAGAACTGTTTACGGGCAGGATGTTTGGCGGCGAACAGCACCGCGCGTGCCGCGACTTCAGGCTGGTAGATCGGCGGAACCGGCTGCGGATGCTTCGGCAGGCGAGACAGCACCCAGGTGAACTGGGGCGTATTGACCGCCGGCATCTGCACCACCGTCACATGGACCCCACTGTGGTCATGCATCAGCTCGGTTCGCAACGACTCGGTGAAGCCGTTCACGGCGTGCTTGGCTCCGCAATAGGCCGATTGCAGTGGGATGGCCCGACCACCCAGTGCCGATCCGACCTGCACGATGGTTCCCGCGTTTCGCGGGCGCATTGCGTGCAACGCCGCCATCGTGCCGTAGACGAAGCCCAGATAGCTCACCTCGGTGACGTGCTTGAACTCGTCGGGTTCGATCTGGTGGAACGGGGCGAACACCGACGCGAAGGCGACGTTGACCCAGACATCGATCGGACCGAGCGCAGACTCGATGGCATCTGCGGCCATTTCGACCTGCTTGTAATCCGACATGTCGGTGGCAACGGCGAGCGCTCGGCCGCCGGCGTGCTCGACCTCGGCGGCGGTGGCGGCCAAGCCCTCGTACCCGCGCGCCAGGAGACCCACGTTGGCCCCCTCGTTCGCGAAGATCCGGCTCACCGCACGGCCGATTCCGGCGCTGGCGCCTGTGACTACGACGGTTTTACCGTTCATCGATCCAGCCATCACGCATTCCTTTCATGTCGTCTGGGGTGGATCGCGCCAATGTGCTCGATGCCTCGAACATCAGCGCGTGGACGAATGCCTGCGGGATGTTTCCGCGCAACTGGCGTTGGCGGATGTCGTACTCCTCGGAGAACAACCCCGGCGTCCCGCAACCGGAGCGGTTGCGTTCGAAATAGCGGTATGCCTCGACCGTGTGGCCTTGTTGCTGAGCGGCGAGCGCCATGAGGAACCCGCACAGAAGGAAGGCGCTGTCACTGGTTCCGAGTCCCCGTCGAGGCGGATAGCGGTACACGTAGTGGTCGCGACTCAGATCGCGTTGCACAGCACGGTAGGTTGCGACCGAACGCGGGTCGCGGCCCGGCAGGGCGCCCCGCAGTGCGGGTAGGAGCAACGACGCGTCGACCCGCTCGTCGTCGGCCGCCCGCTGCCACCGGCCCGTGGGGTGCAGGCACCGTGACGATGTGTCGGCGACGATGTGGTCGGCCAGCGTACTCAGTCGGCCCGAGTCCCGGTCGATCCCGGCGGCGGCCACAGCGCGCAAACCGGCCGCGCACGACAGGCGCGAATGCGTCCAGCGTCGTTCGTCGAGTTCCCAGATGCCCGCATCGGGTCGGTCGATGTTGGCGTCGATCGCGTCGACGGCGACATCGATAGCCCGGCGACTGTCGGTGGTGAGCATGTCGTGGCGCGCCGCGGCCGCGAACAGTAACAGCGCCTCGCCGAAGACGTCGAGTTGAAATTGGTCGCGGACGTGGTTTCCGGCGAGATCGTAGCCGCCGGGATATCCGACCAGGTCGAGCCGCCGTTGTTTGGGCACGGTGTCGCCGGCACCGGTGTAGGCGGGCCGAAGGTTGGGACCGTCGGCCAGTAGCCGTTCGGACACGAAATGCACTGCTGTGCCCACCAATTCATGTGGCCCGTCGGCGGCCACCGCGATACCGGCATAGCACTGGTCACGAATCCAGGCGTACCGGTAGTCGTAGTTGGCTCCCTCGTCGGCGCGTTCCGGCAGGCTCATGGTGGCGGCCGCGACCATGGCCCCGGAGGAGGTGGTCAGCCCCCGCATGACCGCGTAGCTGTGCACAGCATCTCGTGGAGCTGCGGTCGGACCAAGGCTGGGAATAGCTGCTGCCCAGGCTTTTTCGGTATCCGACCAAACTTGCGGAGCAACCAACGGCCGATCCGGCAGCTCGCGGTCGGACAGTTCGAACACCAGATCCGCGCTCTCCCCTTCGCTGAGGACGACGGTGGCCTCCAGCGAACGCTCTGCGGCAGTGTCGCCGGCGATCTGCGCTTCTGCGGCGCCCGACCATCGCATCCGCAACGGTCCGACATTGGCCGACCAGCAGCCGCGCGCGTCGTCGCGCCGGATGTCGCGCATGTGCAGTCGGCCGAACTCGGCAGTCGGCTGCAGTCGCACGTGCAGGCGGGCGTCCCCCCGAATCGCCTCGATGCGCCGGAGGACGACAACGGTGTCTGCCCGGCCGGGAAACGCCAACGCCTCCCGGCATTCGATGATGCCGGACGTGGTTACCCACCGTGACCGCCAGATGAGCGAGCCAGACTCGTAGTAGCCGCCCCACACGAACGGATCTGTCGGCGAGACCGTGTAGCTGCCGCCGCCGCCGATGAGCGTTCCGAACACGGCATCACTGTCCCACCGGGGCGCACACATCCATACGTACTCGCCGCGAGGGCCGATCAGTGCGCCTCGTTCTCCGTCGGCGATGAACGCGTAGTCGCGTAACGTCCATGGCTCGGGCACTGCGGGCATGAGCCATGGCTACCCGGCCTGAGGCTGTGCATACCGGTCCCGCCCGCACCCTAATCGAGGCCTCACCGAACACTTATATTGTTTGCATAACAGCAACTGTTGTCTGGTGTAACACGTCTGCGGGCTCCGATCACCAGCCATGCTGACTATGTGGGCATCGTTAGGAATGCCGGACAAGGTGTTTACGGCTGGTCCATTCGGCAACGTCACGGGGGTAGAGGTGATAACCGACTCTTACCGGACCGAAGGAGACTCACAATGGCACGTGATACCAGAGGGCGGATACCGGGTGAGACCACCGACATCCGACGGGTCAGTCTCACCGGCGCACATTGGTCGGGGGCTCGGCGCTGGCTGGCCGTACAAGCGGTGGTCGTCGGCGTCCCGACCGTCGCGGTGTTGATCATCCTCGGCATGTCCCCAAGCCGCGACGCCGTGATGGTCGGGGGCGTGCGGATCGGCTGGACACTCGGATGGTGTCTGCTCGGGGTGGCGGTTGCCACCGGAGTGGCGGCTTTGTGGCGGCGCCTTGCGTTGATGGTCACCGGGTCAGTCAGTGTGGCTGCGGTGATCCTGGTTGTCGTCTGCGCCGTCGCAGGTGCCCACCACAGCCACCCGTTCGGTTCGACCGCGCCGGTGTTGCTGGTGTGGGCGGCACTGTTCTGCTACAACCTGGCTGTGGCTATCTGGTTGGTGCCTGATCACATCGAAGGGCCCGCGTGGGCGCCTCTGCGGCGCTCCAGCGGGCCACTGTCCACGCGTGGTTCGGTTAGACCCGAACGACCTCGGTCTCCCTAGCGGACATCCACGTCGGCGGATGATGCCCGCCTCACGGCGAGGATCGAACCTGCGTATCGGGCTGATCGGCGGTCGCGTTCGGCTGGGCCGGCGTTCCCCCCGGCAGCTGACTCAGACCGATGCAGGTGCCGGTGTTCGAACCGTCACACGGGATCCCTCGAATCTCGGGCAGCTGATCGGGGCCACGGAGATTCACTTCCGGCGACGGCGAGTCGATCGACGGCAGACAACCGTCGAAGTAGATCTGGGTGGTCTCGCTGGTCGGGCAAGGATCCGCGATCGGATCTGCGGCCGGCGACGCGCTTTGTCCCACCGCTGCCGGTATGGCCGCGGCGGCAAACAGGGCCGAAATCGTCACAATTCGATTTCTTACGGAACTCACTGATAACACTTCCTTCTCACAATTGACATCTCTCAGCCGTCCGTTTTCCCGGTAACTATCAGAGCTAAACCGGTTCTCGCCCAATACTTTTCGGATTGATGGCTCCGTCCCGGCAGTCGTCAGGCGTCACACCACCGACAAAGCCGGCCAGGTCGGTGGCCGTTTGGATGCAGGCCTCCGCGATGACCACTCCGATCCGGTCCGATCCGGTCCGATCCGGAAGCGCCGGCGGGTACCTGGAGGTTTCCACTGAAGCTGCAGATTTGTTTACGGGCAGCAACGTTTTATGTTCGTCATAGATTTTATGTTCGTCATAGATTGGCCGGTGCGGTCGGCATTCTGGCCCGGTAAGGCCCAGCCCCTCAGCTCCGCGGTAGACGCGCCACGGCTGCCGGGCCGATCTCGGGGAGCTGCCGAATGCCGAATTGTTCGTCCAGGACTCGCGCCGCGGCGTGCATGCCACACATACCGTGCACACCGGGCCCGGGCGGGGTCGACGCCGAGCACAGATACACGTTGTCCAGGGGTGTGCGGTAGGGATTCCACCTCGGAACCGGCCGGGCGAGCATGCGATAGAGCGACACGGTTCCCACTGCGATGTCACCGCCGACGTAGTTGGGATTGTGCCCGGCCATTGCGGCGGCCGGAATACAGCGCGAGCCGATCACGACATCGCGGAACCCGGGTGCGAACCGCTCGATGTGGGTGGTAACCGCCTCGGTCATGTCCACCGTCGAGCTGTTCGGCACGTGGGCGTAGGTCCACAACGGCCGAGTGCCGCTCGGCCCGAACCGGGTGGCGTCGACCACCGTGGGCTGGCTGGCCAGAGTCATCGGAGTGCTGCTGTGCAGGCCGGCGGCTGTGTCGCGCTCGGCCCGCTTCATCTCCTCTCGGCTGCCGCCGATGTGCAGAGTCCCTGCCTCGGCCAACCGCGGATCCGTCCACGGCACCGGACCCGACAGCGCGAAGTCCACTTTGGCGACACCGTTGCCCGGAGTGAACCTCCCCAGCGCCGAGCGGTAGCTCTTGGACAGTTGCGTACCGAACACCTGCGTGAGCACCCATGGGGAGGTGTCGAACAGATAAGCCCGCGCCCGCGGCA contains the following coding sequences:
- a CDS encoding glycoside hydrolase family 15 protein; amino-acid sequence: MPAVPEPWTLRDYAFIADGERGALIGPRGEYVWMCAPRWDSDAVFGTLIGGGGSYTVSPTDPFVWGGYYESGSLIWRSRWVTTSGIIECREALAFPGRADTVVVLRRIEAIRGDARLHVRLQPTAEFGRLHMRDIRRDDARGCWSANVGPLRMRWSGAAEAQIAGDTAAERSLEATVVLSEGESADLVFELSDRELPDRPLVAPQVWSDTEKAWAAAIPSLGPTAAPRDAVHSYAVMRGLTTSSGAMVAAATMSLPERADEGANYDYRYAWIRDQCYAGIAVAADGPHELVGTAVHFVSERLLADGPNLRPAYTGAGDTVPKQRRLDLVGYPGGYDLAGNHVRDQFQLDVFGEALLLFAAAARHDMLTTDSRRAIDVAVDAIDANIDRPDAGIWELDERRWTHSRLSCAAGLRAVAAAGIDRDSGRLSTLADHIVADTSSRCLHPTGRWQRAADDERVDASLLLPALRGALPGRDPRSVATYRAVQRDLSRDHYVYRYPPRRGLGTSDSAFLLCGFLMALAAQQQGHTVEAYRYFERNRSGCGTPGLFSEEYDIRQRQLRGNIPQAFVHALMFEASSTLARSTPDDMKGMRDGWIDER
- a CDS encoding MarR family winged helix-turn-helix transcriptional regulator; this translates as MTPHNGTAEDDSSDAIIDALLTASRLLVAISARSIAQVDETITIPQFRTLVILSARGAVNVATLAGLLDVQPSTTGRMVDRLVTAGLINRRPHPDSRRELVVELTARGQQIVREVTEHRRDEIARVVAKMPNRERHGLVRTLTAFTAAGGEPAARLEVDGYLM
- a CDS encoding SDR family oxidoreductase, with the protein product MAGSMNGKTVVVTGASAGIGRAVSRIFANEGANVGLLARGYEGLAATAAEVEHAGGRALAVATDMSDYKQVEMAADAIESALGPIDVWVNVAFASVFAPFHQIEPDEFKHVTEVSYLGFVYGTMAALHAMRPRNAGTIVQVGSALGGRAIPLQSAYCGAKHAVNGFTESLRTELMHDHSGVHVTVVQMPAVNTPQFTWVLSRLPKHPQPVPPIYQPEVAARAVLFAAKHPARKQFWVGASTVATLLGQRIAPRVLDRYLAATGYKSQQTDEPAPRNAPNLWQPHDDDLDADHGAHGSFDDRSHDRSPQWWLREHIAPIAAVAGGAAVAALAAQRR